A window of Chlorobium phaeobacteroides DSM 266 genomic DNA:
TGCGTCGTAATGACATTCCGGTTCCTGAAGTCATTGCCGTTAATGCAGGTGAGGGCCTTCTGCTGATTGAGGACTGCGGAACGTTGCAACTGCAGTACCTCGTTTTCCCGGAGTGCGGGAGCCTCGCTGCGGATATATATCGGGATGTCATCGATACGCTTGCCGGAATTCAGGCCATAACCGGCGATTCCAGTCAGCTGCCTTTCAGGCTCAGCTTCGACAGGGAAAAACTGATGTTCGAATTCGATTTCTTCATAGAACACGCACTCATGGGTTATTTTGCCCCGGTTTCCGGAGGAGTTGATGTCGGAGCGCTTCGTAGCGAATTCAAAGCAATTGCGGACATACTTGTACAACCGGAGAGGTTCGTGCTCAACCACCGCGATTTTCACAGCCGAAATATCATGATTCGTGATGGCAAACCGGTGATTATCGATTTTCAGGATGCAAGGATGGGGCTGCCCCAATACGATGCGGTTTCCATTATACGCGACTCATATGTCGCACTCGACCAGACGCTCGCCGACGAACTGAAAACCCGCCACTATCAGGCGCTTATGGATAGAAACGGCATCACGATGAGTCATGACGAGTATCTCTACCTTTTCGACCTCATGGCATTCCAGAGAAACATAAAAGCCATCGGAACCTTCAGCTACCAGACTGCCGTGCTAAAAAAGACACAGTACGAGCACTCTATCGCACCAGCACTGCGTTATCTTCCTGACTATATTTCCGGAAGAAACGAACTGAAGAAAGCCGGCAGACTCCTCCAGCCGGTCATTGAACAACGACACGAGAGATGAAAGCATTCGTTCTTGCCGCAGGCTTCGGAACAAGGCTCAGGCCATTTACCCATCGTATTCCCAAACCTCTCATACCGGTACTGAATCTGCCCGCTCTGCTCTATACCTTCGCTCTGCTTAAGGATGCCGGTATTACCGATATCATCTGCAACATCCATCATCATGCAGATGATGTCCGCGAGAGCGTGGCATCTTTTGGCATTGAAGGGCTTGCGATTTCGTTTTCTGAAGAGACAACAATCCTTGGTACGGGGGGAGGTCTCAAGAAATGCGAACAACTGTTCGACGACGAAGATTTTCTTCTCATTAACAGCGATATCATAACCGATATAGATTTTTCGGCCTTCATTCGACACCATAAGCTATCGGGTCTGCCCGGCACACTTGCACTCTATGAAACGCCTGAGGCCATGGCTATCGGCTGCATAGGCATCGAAAACGGTCAGGTGAAGGATTTCCGCAACATGCGGAATACCGGCCTGAAATCATCGTTGATCTATACTGGAACAGCCCTTTTGAGTCCCAAAATATTCCGCTATCTGAACGAAGATTTTTCAAGCATTGTCGATACAGGATTTACCGGACTGATCGATCACGGCGGACTCGGCGCTTTCAGACATTCCGGTTCATGGATGGATATCGGCACTCCGGAAGATTACCTCGATGCAAACAACGGCAAGGGCATGCTTCCTGAACGACTTACCCGCAGAGTTCGCGATGCCATCGGCATCGAACCGCACCGTATTGCAGCGGACGCATGGATAGCCTCCGGGGCAAGAGTCATACGCTCGGTTATCGGCTCCCGCTGCATGGTCAGCAGGAACGCTGTTGTTGAAAACTCGGTACTTCTGCCCGGCGCCGTAGTCGCTGAAGGGGAATGTCTCCTCAACAGTATCCGCGACAGAGAGAACACTCTGCAAACGATCCCGTGAACCAACCAATAACCCAGCCACCGCCATGGTAAAAACAGGTCTTGATATATTTCTCGAAAACATCGACGGTTACCGGAACAGGACTATCGGCATGATTGTAAACCAGACATCGGTCACATCAGACCTTCGTTACTCATGGAACGTACTTCGTGAAAAAGGATTGGACATCAGAAAGATATTCTCGCCGGAACACGGCCTTTTCGCAACCGAACAGGACCAGATCGCTGTAGGGTCACAGCCTGTGCCGGATATCGAACTGGTAAGCCTCTACGGAAGTTCCTCCGATACCCTTATTCCCGATTGCACCACACTTGACGATCTAGACCTTATACTTTTCGACATTCAGGACGTCGGCGCCCGTTATTACACCTATGTCAACACGTTAGCCCTGTTCATGGAGGCAGCGACAGGCAGGGATCTGGAAATTATGGTGCTTGATCGTCCGAACCCGCTTGGGGGTGCTGTCGTTGAAGGACCGCTGCTCGACATGGCTTACCGTTCTTTCGTCGGCATCTTTCCCGTTCCTGTGCGTCACGGAATGACACCCGGAGAGCTCGCACTTCTCTACCGCGACTGGAAAAAACTCGATATCAGGCTCTCCGTACTCTCCATGCGGGGATGGAG
This region includes:
- a CDS encoding aminoglycoside phosphotransferase family protein, which gives rise to MNTEHHIRCFYGQEDRNQLQITPIQGDASTRRYYRVSGPKGSAIACCDPLLRETTTDDYPFLIVYDLLRRNDIPVPEVIAVNAGEGLLLIEDCGTLQLQYLVFPECGSLAADIYRDVIDTLAGIQAITGDSSQLPFRLSFDREKLMFEFDFFIEHALMGYFAPVSGGVDVGALRSEFKAIADILVQPERFVLNHRDFHSRNIMIRDGKPVIIDFQDARMGLPQYDAVSIIRDSYVALDQTLADELKTRHYQALMDRNGITMSHDEYLYLFDLMAFQRNIKAIGTFSYQTAVLKKTQYEHSIAPALRYLPDYISGRNELKKAGRLLQPVIEQRHER
- a CDS encoding sugar phosphate nucleotidyltransferase, which gives rise to MKAFVLAAGFGTRLRPFTHRIPKPLIPVLNLPALLYTFALLKDAGITDIICNIHHHADDVRESVASFGIEGLAISFSEETTILGTGGGLKKCEQLFDDEDFLLINSDIITDIDFSAFIRHHKLSGLPGTLALYETPEAMAIGCIGIENGQVKDFRNMRNTGLKSSLIYTGTALLSPKIFRYLNEDFSSIVDTGFTGLIDHGGLGAFRHSGSWMDIGTPEDYLDANNGKGMLPERLTRRVRDAIGIEPHRIAADAWIASGARVIRSVIGSRCMVSRNAVVENSVLLPGAVVAEGECLLNSIRDRENTLQTIP
- a CDS encoding exo-beta-N-acetylmuramidase NamZ family protein: MVKTGLDIFLENIDGYRNRTIGMIVNQTSVTSDLRYSWNVLREKGLDIRKIFSPEHGLFATEQDQIAVGSQPVPDIELVSLYGSSSDTLIPDCTTLDDLDLILFDIQDVGARYYTYVNTLALFMEAATGRDLEIMVLDRPNPLGGAVVEGPLLDMAYRSFVGIFPVPVRHGMTPGELALLYRDWKKLDIRLSVLSMRGWSRTMLFHETGLPWVPPSPNMPTVESAAVYPGMCLFEGLNASEGRGTTTPFQLLGAPFINPNHLLEQCKGTGFEGIYLRPTWFKPTFHKFQGEAIGGLWIHVCDQNRFRPFATAVALTAALHKLYPVDLRFLDGVYEFNDTIPAFDLLAGTDSVRHALLDGNDTPSIISSWQQDETAFLVTKEQYHLYR